One part of the Pogoniulus pusillus isolate bPogPus1 chromosome 34, bPogPus1.pri, whole genome shotgun sequence genome encodes these proteins:
- the LOC135189849 gene encoding kinesin-like protein KIF20A isoform X2 produces MDCEKKSYVSGEVADTSVSCLNAVDKPSPMESTGLPTAEEQETNQPLKVFLRVRPFSVAELENHESQGCVTIEDPQTVILSAPRASSAMKNSERGIGHSVHKFTFSQVFGPETTQREFFEGSMKDIVKAYINGVNGLVFAYGVTNAGKTFTIQGTSKDFGVLPRSLDVVFNHIRGRQYLKMNFKPHLSNEVKKLEDVQVKQEVAIKAAILASLKEETENISNANVCGVQSESSNCTSVSPTDSLERNFFPLDIYRTNLQQRTQASVWISFCEIYNEYVYDLLNVFSTSKAQKRRVLRICEDQGGNSYIKDLKWVNIQNIEEACKILKIGNKNRSFACTRMNEQSSRSHSIFSIRLLKLTDEHQPRVLGVSELSFCDLAGSERCNKTQAFGDRLKEAGNINNSLHILGKCIAALKQNQNPKMKPSYIPFRESKLTRLFQPFFCGKGKACMIVNINQHAATYDETLHVMKFSAIAKQVIQTILPRSFNYFPPKLVGGDGGAIIHFDANTSTDDLPDSAETPAEEEVDITILSHEDLLKTTENLREKLVAERQSKLLLEVKIRREMAAAMFRQLLETEEAWSNRLEDMKDSYEEKLESKFEMYKEAIKKHAYMCAMEQIEHHYVPIEEFLAEQEKVEDRESKIRQLERQLDEESGRLLGSLNSDTPTADSNVELDLTTRAMQRANEGLQKKCREKEELIKSLKLKIQKLNETLLEANEGYRKMAEENSQLKRTITLKDQEMNSLQNWAKRVLELEEMVSSLQKELDERKKPLPLEEPNPQKPRRGLLANLKSTVAATASTPLGKGWGKHEDASSSSRKQVLLAYRAKE; encoded by the exons ATGgattgtgagaagaaaagctATGTTTCTGGCGAAGTAGCTGATACTTCAGTTTCTTGCCTGAATGCAGTGGATAAACCTTCGCCTATGGAGTCAACAGGATTGCctactgcagaggagcaggag ACGAATCAACCTTTGAAAGTCTTCCTGAGGGTGAGACCCTTTTCTGTAGCTGAGCTTGAAAACCACGAGTCTCAG GGTTGTGTAACTATTGAAGATCCTCAGACAGTAATTCTTAGTGCACCCAGAGCATCTTCTGCAATGAAAAACAGTGAAAGAGGAATTGGTCATTCTGTGCACAAGTTCACCTTTTCTCAG GTCTTTGGACCAGAAACTACCCAAAGGGAATTTTTTGAAGGCTCGATGAAAGACATAGTAAAAGCCTATATTAATGGAGTGAATGGACTGGTGTTTGCTTATGGGGTTACTAATGCAGGCAAGACATTCACCATCCAAG ggacttcaaaagattTTGGTGTTCTACCTCGCTCACTTGATGTGGTATTTAACCACATAAGGGGTAGACAATATCTGAAGATGAACTTCAAACCACATTTGAGCAATGAGGTTAAGAAACTAGAAGATGTGCAAGTTAAGCAAGAAGTAGCCATAAAAGCTGCCATTCTTGCATCACTGAAAGAG GAGACAGAAAACATCTCAAATGCAAATGTGTGTGGTGTGCAGTCTGAGTCTTCCAACTGTACTTCAGTGAGTCCTACTGATTCACTAG AGAGGAACTTTTTTCCACTTGACATATACAGGACTAACCTACAGCAGAGAACACAAGCATCTGTGTGGATTTCCTTCTGTGAGATTTACAATGAATATGTGTATGACCTGTTGAATGTGTTTTCTACCTCAAAAGCACAAAAACGCAGAGTCTTGAGAATCTGTGAGGATCAAGGAGGAAACTCTTACATTAAAG ACTTAAAGTGGGTTAACATTCAGAACATTGAAGAAGCATGCAAAATACTAAAAATAGGAAACAAGAACCGAAGCTTTGCCTGTACTAGAATGAATGAGCAATCAAGTAGAAG TCACAGCATCTTCTCCATCAGGCTACTAAAGCTAACTGATGAGCACCAGCCCCGTGTTCTTGGAGTTTCAGA GTTGTCATTCTGTGACTTGGCTGGATCAGAGAGGTGCAATAAAACACAAGCCTTTGGAGATAGACTAAAAGAAGCAGGAAATATTAATAATTCTCTCCATATCCTTGGAAAATGCATTGCAGCActgaagcaaaaccaaaacccaaa GATGAAGCCAAGCTATATTCCCTTCAGAGAGAGCAAACTGACTCGTCTGTTTCAGCCCTTCTTCTGCGGGAAAGGCAAAGCTTGTATGATTGTCAACATAAACCAGCACGCTGCCACCTACGATGAAACACTGCATGTCATGAAATTCTCAGCTATAGCCAAGCAG GTAATCCAGACAATCTTACCCAGGAGCTTCAATTATTTTCCACCTAAGCTGGTTGGAGGTGATGGCGGAGCTATCATTCACTTTGATGCTAACACCTCTACAGATGACTTGCCTGACAGTGCTGAaacccctgcagaagaggaagtggacatcaccattctGAGCCATGAG GATCTCTTGAAAACTACAGAGAACCTAAGGGAGAAGCTAGTTGCAGAAAGGCAAAGTAAACTCCTCCTGGAGGTGAAGATACgcagagagatggcagcagcCATGTTCCGACAGCTGTTGGAGacagaggaagcctggag CAACCGCTTGGAAGACATGAAAGACAGTTATGAAGAGAAGCTGGAGAGCAAATTTGAGATGTATAAAGAGGCCATCAAGAAACATGCCTACATGTGTGCAATGGAACAAATCGAGCATCACTATGTTCCCATAGAAGAATTTCTGGCTGAACAAGAGAAAGTTGAG GATAGAGAAAGTAAAATACGGCAGTTGGAAAGACAACTGGATGAAGAgtcagggaggctgctgggaagtCTGAATTCAGATACACCAACTGCTGACAGTAATGTGGAACTAG ATCTTACGACCAGAGCGATGCAGAGAGCCAATGAAGGGCTGCAGAAAAAatgcagagagaaagaagag CTTATAAAGTCTCTGAAGTtgaaaatacagaaattaaATGAAACCCTGCTAGAAGCTAATGAAGGCTACAGGAaaatggcagaagagaacagtCAGCTGAAGCGTACAATCACACTCAAG GATCAAGAAATGAACAGTCTCCAGAACTGGGCTAAACGTGTCCTGGAGCTTGAAGAAATGGTCTCTTCCCTGCAAAAAGAACTCGATGAACGGAAAAAGCCTCTCCCTCTCGAGGAGCCAAACCCACAAAAGCCCAGGAGAGGTTTGTTGGCCAACCTGAAATCCACAGTAGCAGCCACTGCCAGTACACCTCTTGGTAAAGGCTGGGGGAAGCATGAAGATGCTTCATCCTCCTCAAGAAAACAAGTACTGTTGGCTTACAGAGCAAAAGAATGA
- the LOC135189849 gene encoding kinesin-like protein KIF20A isoform X1, translating to MDCEKKSYVSGEVADTSVSCLNAVDKPSPMESTGLPTAEEQETNQPLKVFLRVRPFSVAELENHESQGCVTIEDPQTVILSAPRASSAMKNSERGIGHSVHKFTFSQVFGPETTQREFFEGSMKDIVKAYINGVNGLVFAYGVTNAGKTFTIQGTSKDFGVLPRSLDVVFNHIRGRQYLKMNFKPHLSNEVKKLEDVQVKQEVAIKAAILASLKEETENISNANVCGVQSESSNCTSVSPTDSLAERNFFPLDIYRTNLQQRTQASVWISFCEIYNEYVYDLLNVFSTSKAQKRRVLRICEDQGGNSYIKDLKWVNIQNIEEACKILKIGNKNRSFACTRMNEQSSRSHSIFSIRLLKLTDEHQPRVLGVSELSFCDLAGSERCNKTQAFGDRLKEAGNINNSLHILGKCIAALKQNQNPKMKPSYIPFRESKLTRLFQPFFCGKGKACMIVNINQHAATYDETLHVMKFSAIAKQVIQTILPRSFNYFPPKLVGGDGGAIIHFDANTSTDDLPDSAETPAEEEVDITILSHEDLLKTTENLREKLVAERQSKLLLEVKIRREMAAAMFRQLLETEEAWSNRLEDMKDSYEEKLESKFEMYKEAIKKHAYMCAMEQIEHHYVPIEEFLAEQEKVEDRESKIRQLERQLDEESGRLLGSLNSDTPTADSNVELDLTTRAMQRANEGLQKKCREKEELIKSLKLKIQKLNETLLEANEGYRKMAEENSQLKRTITLKDQEMNSLQNWAKRVLELEEMVSSLQKELDERKKPLPLEEPNPQKPRRGLLANLKSTVAATASTPLGKGWGKHEDASSSSRKQVLLAYRAKE from the exons ATGgattgtgagaagaaaagctATGTTTCTGGCGAAGTAGCTGATACTTCAGTTTCTTGCCTGAATGCAGTGGATAAACCTTCGCCTATGGAGTCAACAGGATTGCctactgcagaggagcaggag ACGAATCAACCTTTGAAAGTCTTCCTGAGGGTGAGACCCTTTTCTGTAGCTGAGCTTGAAAACCACGAGTCTCAG GGTTGTGTAACTATTGAAGATCCTCAGACAGTAATTCTTAGTGCACCCAGAGCATCTTCTGCAATGAAAAACAGTGAAAGAGGAATTGGTCATTCTGTGCACAAGTTCACCTTTTCTCAG GTCTTTGGACCAGAAACTACCCAAAGGGAATTTTTTGAAGGCTCGATGAAAGACATAGTAAAAGCCTATATTAATGGAGTGAATGGACTGGTGTTTGCTTATGGGGTTACTAATGCAGGCAAGACATTCACCATCCAAG ggacttcaaaagattTTGGTGTTCTACCTCGCTCACTTGATGTGGTATTTAACCACATAAGGGGTAGACAATATCTGAAGATGAACTTCAAACCACATTTGAGCAATGAGGTTAAGAAACTAGAAGATGTGCAAGTTAAGCAAGAAGTAGCCATAAAAGCTGCCATTCTTGCATCACTGAAAGAG GAGACAGAAAACATCTCAAATGCAAATGTGTGTGGTGTGCAGTCTGAGTCTTCCAACTGTACTTCAGTGAGTCCTACTGATTCACTAG CAGAGAGGAACTTTTTTCCACTTGACATATACAGGACTAACCTACAGCAGAGAACACAAGCATCTGTGTGGATTTCCTTCTGTGAGATTTACAATGAATATGTGTATGACCTGTTGAATGTGTTTTCTACCTCAAAAGCACAAAAACGCAGAGTCTTGAGAATCTGTGAGGATCAAGGAGGAAACTCTTACATTAAAG ACTTAAAGTGGGTTAACATTCAGAACATTGAAGAAGCATGCAAAATACTAAAAATAGGAAACAAGAACCGAAGCTTTGCCTGTACTAGAATGAATGAGCAATCAAGTAGAAG TCACAGCATCTTCTCCATCAGGCTACTAAAGCTAACTGATGAGCACCAGCCCCGTGTTCTTGGAGTTTCAGA GTTGTCATTCTGTGACTTGGCTGGATCAGAGAGGTGCAATAAAACACAAGCCTTTGGAGATAGACTAAAAGAAGCAGGAAATATTAATAATTCTCTCCATATCCTTGGAAAATGCATTGCAGCActgaagcaaaaccaaaacccaaa GATGAAGCCAAGCTATATTCCCTTCAGAGAGAGCAAACTGACTCGTCTGTTTCAGCCCTTCTTCTGCGGGAAAGGCAAAGCTTGTATGATTGTCAACATAAACCAGCACGCTGCCACCTACGATGAAACACTGCATGTCATGAAATTCTCAGCTATAGCCAAGCAG GTAATCCAGACAATCTTACCCAGGAGCTTCAATTATTTTCCACCTAAGCTGGTTGGAGGTGATGGCGGAGCTATCATTCACTTTGATGCTAACACCTCTACAGATGACTTGCCTGACAGTGCTGAaacccctgcagaagaggaagtggacatcaccattctGAGCCATGAG GATCTCTTGAAAACTACAGAGAACCTAAGGGAGAAGCTAGTTGCAGAAAGGCAAAGTAAACTCCTCCTGGAGGTGAAGATACgcagagagatggcagcagcCATGTTCCGACAGCTGTTGGAGacagaggaagcctggag CAACCGCTTGGAAGACATGAAAGACAGTTATGAAGAGAAGCTGGAGAGCAAATTTGAGATGTATAAAGAGGCCATCAAGAAACATGCCTACATGTGTGCAATGGAACAAATCGAGCATCACTATGTTCCCATAGAAGAATTTCTGGCTGAACAAGAGAAAGTTGAG GATAGAGAAAGTAAAATACGGCAGTTGGAAAGACAACTGGATGAAGAgtcagggaggctgctgggaagtCTGAATTCAGATACACCAACTGCTGACAGTAATGTGGAACTAG ATCTTACGACCAGAGCGATGCAGAGAGCCAATGAAGGGCTGCAGAAAAAatgcagagagaaagaagag CTTATAAAGTCTCTGAAGTtgaaaatacagaaattaaATGAAACCCTGCTAGAAGCTAATGAAGGCTACAGGAaaatggcagaagagaacagtCAGCTGAAGCGTACAATCACACTCAAG GATCAAGAAATGAACAGTCTCCAGAACTGGGCTAAACGTGTCCTGGAGCTTGAAGAAATGGTCTCTTCCCTGCAAAAAGAACTCGATGAACGGAAAAAGCCTCTCCCTCTCGAGGAGCCAAACCCACAAAAGCCCAGGAGAGGTTTGTTGGCCAACCTGAAATCCACAGTAGCAGCCACTGCCAGTACACCTCTTGGTAAAGGCTGGGGGAAGCATGAAGATGCTTCATCCTCCTCAAGAAAACAAGTACTGTTGGCTTACAGAGCAAAAGAATGA
- the RPS20 gene encoding small ribosomal subunit protein uS10, which produces MAFKDTGKAPVEQEVAIHRIRITLTSRNVKSLEKVCADLIRGAKEKNLKVKGPVRMPTKTLRITTRKTPCGEGSKTWDRFQMRIHKRLIDLHSPSEIVKQITSISIEPGVEVEVTIADA; this is translated from the exons ATG GCGTTTAAAGATACTGGCAAAGCCCCTGTGGAACAAGAGGTGGCCATCCATCGCATTAGGATTACTCTGACAAGTCGCAATGTAAAATCACTTGAGAAGG tctgtgctgaCTTGATCAGAGGtgctaaggaaaaaaatctgaaggtgaaaggacctgTTCGCATGCCCACCAAG ACTCTGCGAATCACTACCAGGAAGACTCCCTGTGGTGAAGGTTCCAAGACCTGGGATCGGTTCCAGATGCGGATCCATAAGCGGCTGATCGACTTACACAGCCCTTCTGAGATTGTGAAGCAGATCACTTCCATCAGCATTGAGCCAGGTGTAGAAGTTGAAGTTACGATTGCTGATGCCTAA